A region of the Arachis hypogaea cultivar Tifrunner chromosome 15, arahy.Tifrunner.gnm2.J5K5, whole genome shotgun sequence genome:
AAGTAATAAAAGGTTACTGTTGAATAAAAGATCACTATCTACTGCTATTTTTCTCATTGGTTTTCTGGTGTAAATTTTCCTTTCTATAAGACATATGTGATCGCGTGGTGAAAGAGTTGGAGACATTAGGTGTTCCAGGATCTTTTGGCTCTAAGATGTCTAATGATCTACAAGTAACCAATGAAGCAAAAGGGTATGATTTAAGAAGGTTGAATGAGTCCAATGAAATGGCAAGTAATGCTGGAGCCAACAAGCATTCTAATAAAGggtccaagaaaaaaaaaaaaaaaagagaaaagccaCCGAAAGCATGATttgggagaagaagaaaagattcagtttttagtattttaataaattatacaatTATTCATTTTtggatataatttaattttaaaataatttaactataGTTATCATAACAACCAATTAAAGAATGACATATCATATAGGGTAATTTATATGTTATTATAGAAAGGGTAGTATAGAATTTAACTATAAAAAGATATAACTCTGCTTATTCATCaaaagattaataataataatatagaaaaatTATCAGAAcatacttttcttattaactacttTTCCAATGACCTTTTGAGTGCATACAGGTGACATTcctcatataataataatataccaaCCGCTACAAAAAGAACATGCATTTGCATTAAGTTGCATACTAATTTCTAAGCACATATCTCTATTCATCAACATGAAAACTCAACCGCTACAACAATTTGATTTCTATGAAAAGGAAGGAAACGTTGGGTTTCAAGGAATACATCCCTTTCTTCAGGTTAAAGAATTTGATTCACTCTAATGATTAAACTTTTGTATCTGAATCATTGTAGAAAAAATCACTAGTTTCAAATTCTATAATTAGCAATAGATTAATAGGTTTCCATCAACggcttaaaaaataaataaaaatattcaacatTGCACTTTACTCTCTGATTTGCAAGGTGCATTTAGATGAACCATATAACATCAATGTTGACATAGTAAAATTATGTAACAATACCAACTAATTTTCTATTTTGCCTCATCATAGTAACAAGATGTTCATTATCGTAGAGGCAAAACCTTAGCTCAATATACATACAAAGCTACATGTTTTACCCATTCTCTTCAAATTTACAGCTATAAGTGCATAATTAAGTTTAGAAATTCAGCCATTATTGAACCCAAAAAGGCTTGCAGTATATTATAACATTATCTCCTTTTCCATTAGGGCCTTCCAGTTATGTGAcaatttcttttgctgttttcttCCCAAAACAAAATGAACCCTTTTTTCTTCTGTCCTTTTATGCTTTCACTCTAGAAATCTCTACTTCATTCTTTCTGGGAGATTATCTCATCTTTTGTGCTGCTTTATGCATGTGACAAACAAGAATCCACAATATAGATGCATGGACTATACCAGATTTGCACCAAGCAATGAACAGAAAATTTTGTGCAACTTTTAAGCCTTAGCCATCAGCTCATGAGAACAGAATGAACATGTCGTCTTGCTCGGTTCACCTGCGGTATGTACCATGCGATACAAAGAACTGATAATCAGGGTGATTCACCTGAAGCAGCCTTAGCCAATTATCTGCAGCCTGCAAGAGAGAATTTGCTATTTGACTCTCGCTATCCCTATTCTGCATCCAAATGGATCCCTTTAGCTTATAGGATGCCATCGCAAATGTCGGTAAAGAAATCTTCGGTACACCATCCTCCATCTCATTGGGGTAAACCAATATTGGAGCTTGAGTACCTCCGTTTCCTGAAAATTGCATCAAAAAGAAACTTCAGGGAAAGAAAAATTCTTTACATTGTATGCAAATTTATACtagctttcatttttttttttttgcaagaaaGGATTACTACATGAAATCCGATATTACATCAACAGGAAGTAATCTATAGAGAGAGTCAGCTTGTTTTTGTTTCATACTTGAAAATATGATCAGATGGCATCAAATAAAGAGAATAGCCAAAGCCAACAACTAAAAATATGATTCAAAATGAATGTTGAATATTAACTAGCAAGAACTATGCTGTCGACGCCACCAAGTCAAAACTAGGCTTAAAGTTCCATGATTACCTGTCAAGGGAGTATGGAGTGAATGGTATGTAAGAAAGCAGGCGTCTAAATCTTTCAATGTCGGTCCTGTTGGTATCCGATATATTGGATACCTAGAAGATGCAGTTAAACAAAATGTTAATTGCCATAATGATTCATTGCTAAAGCCATAGATCAATTTTCTCTCACCATGCCACAGCCATCCAACTTGCTGGCAATATATCACAACTTCTCATTGACTTTAGGCTAGGATAGTGGTGTGCAAGATCTAGTATCTGTCGAAATGTTATATAAATGTAAGATGGATTGTTAAAATCAGCTGCAAAATAAGAGACAGATTAGTTAAATTAAGATTGGTAACAACCTTGTCAGCCAACGGTTCGCGACTATATGGTGGATCTTGATCGAAATACTCGAAGAGGAGGTCCTGAGTGTTTCCACCTTCGCTGTCATCACTCGAAAATCCCTCTTGCATTGCATTGAGTTTATCATTGACAGATAAGCCACTCATTTGAATAGAAACATTGCCTCCCCTATATTGATTACTTCTTTGTGCCGGAAAAGGTTCGGTCCTTTTTCCGAAATCAGAATCACTGCTTCCATCGCTACTTGAATCTTTGTAGTAATCACCATCACTATCTTCACCACTGTACATAATGACATAAAGAAAACTAGAACTGGTTACAAACTGAAGCATGGCAGCACATTCTTCAGAGATAAAATTCATTTCATTGAACTTCTGGTTTGACTTATATCCACAAAGCCTACTACAATTAAGAAACTTAGATATTAAGCAGATAGAAATCCTTTATCCAAAGGATGAAAAGAGAATTGCAAATCAATGAAACCGAATCTAAGGAACTGCATGTTGAAAAAACAAATAGCAGTAGCCATGAAACAGTACAATTACATTTCCGGTATCTCTTACAATATCAACCATTACCGAATTTCAAACATAAATGTTCATCTCTTTTACTTTATATATGTTGAGCATATTTTTGTGAAAACTAGAGCTACAAAAGCATTACTTTATAATTTATAGACAATATCTCATAAAATCAATACAATCACATTACAAAACACATAAATAACAGATATAGACAGAGAAAGCTAGGCATCTATCTAAACATGAAATTTTTTCCAGTACCTTGACTTGGGACTTGATTTCTTAGCTGATTGACCATACAGCTGAATAGCTGACAAATAAGGAACATAATATTGTATAACAGAATCTCTTTGATCAAGCACCAAGGGTACTCCTGCACCATATGCGCTCCACTCCTTAAACGATTCCCAGAGATCGTTCAAGGCGAAGTATGATTGATACTCAACATCACAAGTCTTCCAACCTCTCATTGTTGTCTGCACCTCAAAACACCAAGAAACAAGTCAAAATCACAAAGTCTTTCAGAATTCTAATTTCTAAACATGAGTGGATTCTGAAGCTAGTATCTGTTTCTGTGAGAGTTCATATTCCACACACCAATAGTTAGATATTGAAAACAAGATCAAACATAGTAAATTGAGGTTGTTGTACCTTCCAAGTCCAATAAAGTAAAccataattaattgattaattaatggCGAAAAAAACAACACTATAAGgataattgaattaaaaatctgcataattgcataaagaAAAGGGCGAGATCAAACCTTAGAGAAATACTGAGCTGGTACTAAAGGTGTTGTTGACTCAATAAACCTATCAATATTACTACCATGATCaacagaagaagaagaggaagaagaggaagaaggtgGTGGCATGTTCAAAGGGTATAAAGATTCTTCACTGAATTTGCTATTCTCAAAAGCAACAAGTTTGGTTTTTGAAGCTGAATCTCCACTCTCAACTTCACCACCATCACCACCTTTGGTTCTCTGAGCTTGTTTCCAATGATTCAGGTTCTTCCTTGCCTTCACTGGAATGTAAAACCGATCATCGCCACCAACACCCCCAAACTGAAGCGCAGTTCCAAGCATGTTCTCAAACCCCGTTTGCTcacaggagaaaaaaaaaagcagcagCAAGAAGCacccaaattcaaaaatattatcttttcaaGTTTTTAGTTCTAAGAACTGAAAAATTCAGAACTGGGTCGACTTGTGTAAGACTCAAAACTCAGAAGAAATGTTCTCGGAAAACAGAGGATCAGAAAGCGATGCACTGGACCActctgattttaatttttttttatttttttatttttttgtctcaGCAACCAAATACTAATTCAACATAAGAATACAATCACAGTGCGTAAGACTGATGATgagatgaaaagaaaaaagagacccAGGAAACTTGGAAGAGTTTAAAGGTGAAGATGAAAGAGAGATCAAAGAAACAGAGTGTGGTACAGAGAATGTGTGAAAGCAAAGATAAGAAGAACAGAGTGTGTGTGCgttgttgatgattgagtgagagaaaaagaaagaaagcaaacgAATTTGAAGGAATATATGCGTGAAGGATAGaacagagagagagaagggggaaatGAAAGAGAAAGTCAGAaaacttcaatttttattttcaagcAGTGTGTGTTGTGTTTGTCAATTGCTACACATAACAAAAGAGGAATGAATGAAATGACTCAAATGAGGGCATAGAAATTTGGTGCCACCTTTGGGGAACTagcatttgtttttttattttatttttattttgctaatAATTATgctaaatatacaaaaaaaatatcattaaattagttattaatataaaaatatattaaaatatacattttaaaataaattgaataacaTGTATTTATAAATCaaagtaaagtatattttttatttttaaagtttattaaaaattttaaaaagttaaaatatattttttgtctttaaagtttgacaaaaattttaa
Encoded here:
- the LOC112751078 gene encoding uncharacterized protein, translated to MLGTALQFGGVGGDDRFYIPVKARKNLNHWKQAQRTKGGDGGEVESGDSASKTKLVAFENSKFSEESLYPLNMPPPSSSSSSSSSVDHGSNIDRFIESTTPLVPAQYFSKTTMRGWKTCDVEYQSYFALNDLWESFKEWSAYGAGVPLVLDQRDSVIQYYVPYLSAIQLYGQSAKKSSPKSSGEDSDGDYYKDSSSDGSSDSDFGKRTEPFPAQRSNQYRGGNVSIQMSGLSVNDKLNAMQEGFSSDDSEGGNTQDLLFEYFDQDPPYSREPLADKILDLAHHYPSLKSMRSCDILPASWMAVAWYPIYRIPTGPTLKDLDACFLTYHSLHTPLTGNGGTQAPILVYPNEMEDGVPKISLPTFAMASYKLKGSIWMQNRDSESQIANSLLQAADNWLRLLQVNHPDYQFFVSHGTYRR